One Pseudonocardia abyssalis DNA segment encodes these proteins:
- a CDS encoding FAD/NAD(P)-binding protein: protein MTSSIAIVGAGPRGAGVLERLAASAPELHPEGLDVHLIDPYPAGAGRIWRHAQSPLLAMNSMAADVTMFTDDSVVCDGPVVPGPSLWDWVRTGPEVDPELVDELAAVTAATFPSRRLQSAYLAWVLQRVIDGLPDGMRAHVHRTRATGLTEDGETQIVHLDGSPPLRVDSVVLASGHLDATPTADEVAIATRAAEHGLRYLPPEQTTDSDLSVLAPGETVIVRGMGLAFVDLVVLLFEGRGGRFTDDGGYVASGEEPRVVVGSPRGSTYHSKTHYALRAGRPPLPRFFGPAAVDPLIAAGDVDLRVQAWPLMAKEIAWGWYHELFLGHPDAVTVSWAEFAESYAPLDWDSPAMLALLRDSVPDPVDRIDFAALDRPLDGLSAPDLASLQPLVRARIEEDLRQHVDDRHTAHLGAFVAMLSVYGETTRLAGSLSARSRASDMGWWQSFFNSVASGPPGFRVRQLLALSRAGFVEFLGAGMWVDIAPDELGRVAFAAGSATLADAEPVRATALVDARLPDPSAARTSDPLLADLVRRGGVSEDVLIDADGTVLRNTGLIRVRPEDGALVDVDGAVHPRRFAVGPHTTVKVAGAFTRPGMNAQSLRYNDAIARAVLRSLPAGRGASAAA from the coding sequence ATGACCTCGTCCATCGCGATCGTCGGCGCCGGCCCCCGTGGTGCGGGGGTGCTCGAGCGCCTCGCCGCGAGTGCCCCCGAACTCCACCCCGAGGGCCTCGACGTCCACCTGATCGACCCCTACCCCGCCGGGGCCGGGCGGATCTGGCGGCACGCGCAGTCGCCGCTGCTGGCCATGAACTCGATGGCCGCCGACGTCACGATGTTCACCGACGACTCCGTGGTCTGCGACGGCCCGGTCGTGCCCGGTCCGTCGCTGTGGGACTGGGTCCGGACGGGCCCCGAGGTCGATCCCGAACTGGTCGACGAGCTCGCGGCGGTCACCGCGGCCACGTTCCCCAGCCGCCGCCTGCAGAGCGCCTACCTCGCGTGGGTGCTGCAGCGCGTGATCGACGGGCTGCCCGACGGGATGCGCGCCCACGTGCACCGCACCCGCGCCACCGGGCTCACCGAGGACGGCGAGACGCAGATCGTGCACCTCGACGGCTCCCCGCCGCTGCGCGTCGACTCGGTGGTGCTCGCGTCCGGCCACCTCGACGCCACCCCGACCGCCGACGAGGTCGCCATCGCCACCCGCGCCGCGGAGCACGGCCTGCGCTACCTGCCGCCCGAGCAGACCACCGACTCCGACCTGTCCGTGCTCGCGCCGGGTGAGACCGTGATCGTGCGCGGGATGGGGCTCGCGTTCGTCGACCTCGTCGTGCTGCTCTTCGAGGGCCGCGGCGGCAGGTTCACCGACGACGGCGGGTATGTCGCGTCGGGGGAGGAGCCACGCGTGGTCGTCGGGTCACCGCGCGGGTCGACCTACCACTCCAAGACCCACTACGCGCTCCGGGCCGGGCGCCCGCCGCTGCCGCGCTTCTTCGGGCCCGCCGCGGTCGACCCGCTGATCGCGGCCGGTGACGTCGACCTGCGGGTGCAGGCCTGGCCGCTGATGGCCAAGGAGATCGCCTGGGGCTGGTACCACGAGCTGTTCCTCGGCCACCCCGACGCGGTCACCGTGTCGTGGGCGGAGTTCGCGGAGTCCTACGCCCCGCTCGACTGGGACTCCCCGGCGATGCTCGCCCTGCTGCGCGACAGCGTGCCCGACCCGGTCGACCGCATCGACTTCGCCGCGCTCGACCGACCCCTCGACGGCCTCAGCGCCCCCGATCTCGCGTCCCTGCAGCCGCTGGTGCGCGCGCGGATCGAGGAGGACCTGCGCCAGCACGTCGACGACCGGCACACCGCGCACCTCGGTGCGTTCGTCGCGATGCTGTCGGTCTACGGCGAGACCACGCGGCTGGCCGGATCGCTGTCGGCGCGCTCGCGGGCGTCGGACATGGGGTGGTGGCAGAGCTTCTTCAACTCCGTGGCCAGCGGACCGCCCGGGTTCCGGGTGCGTCAGCTGCTCGCGTTGTCGCGTGCCGGGTTCGTCGAGTTCCTGGGCGCGGGGATGTGGGTCGACATCGCCCCGGATGAGCTCGGCAGGGTCGCGTTCGCCGCCGGCAGCGCGACCCTCGCCGACGCCGAACCGGTGCGCGCGACCGCGCTCGTCGACGCGCGCCTGCCCGACCCGAGCGCCGCGCGCACGAGCGACCCCCTGCTCGCCGACCTGGTGCGCCGCGGCGGCGTGAGCGAGGACGTCCTGATCGACGCCGACGGCACCGTCCTGCGCAACACCGGCCTGATCCGGGTGCGGCCCGAGGACGGCGCGCTGGTGGACGTCGACGGTGCGGTGCATCCGCGACGGTTCGCGGTGGGCCCGCACACCACGGTGAAGGTGGCGGGCGCGTTCACCCGGCCCGGCATGAACGCCCAGAGCCTGCGCTACAACGACGCGATCGCCCGCGCCGTGCTGCGCAGCCTCCCCGCCGGACGGGGTGCCTCCGCCGCGGCGTGA
- a CDS encoding putative leader peptide has protein sequence MGTPLVRRRHVDLCRTSAAL, from the coding sequence ATGGGTACACCTCTCGTGCGCAGGCGGCACGTCGACCTGTGCCGCACGAGTGCCGCGCTGTAG
- a CDS encoding N-formylglutamate amidohydrolase, with protein sequence MGDPRSPVLLHVPHAGTRIPAWTRPHLLPDDAALAVEIAALTDHRTDAVAASAAAAARVPPWVLVNPVSRFVVDVERFPDDREEMAAVGMAAVYTHGTRGQRIRADDAAHREALLAAFYAPWASAVEEAVTGRIAATGRCVLLDVHSYATAPLPYELHASGPRPRICLGTDPVHTPPWLVDAARTAFGADVALDTPFSGAYVPLSRYGVDARVSALMVEVRRDVPDAGVVAALTALIDAVGA encoded by the coding sequence GTGGGTGATCCCCGGAGCCCGGTCCTGCTGCACGTCCCGCACGCCGGGACGCGGATCCCGGCCTGGACCCGTCCCCACCTGCTGCCCGACGACGCCGCTCTGGCCGTCGAGATCGCCGCGCTGACCGACCACCGCACCGACGCCGTCGCCGCGTCCGCCGCCGCCGCCGCCCGGGTGCCGCCGTGGGTGCTGGTGAACCCGGTGTCGCGGTTCGTCGTCGACGTGGAGCGCTTCCCGGACGACCGCGAGGAGATGGCGGCCGTCGGGATGGCCGCGGTCTACACCCACGGCACGCGCGGGCAGCGCATCCGGGCCGACGACGCGGCCCACCGCGAGGCCCTGCTCGCCGCGTTCTACGCACCGTGGGCATCCGCGGTGGAGGAGGCCGTCACCGGCCGCATCGCGGCCACCGGGCGCTGCGTGCTGCTCGACGTCCACTCCTACGCCACCGCCCCCCTGCCCTACGAGCTGCACGCTTCCGGGCCCCGCCCACGCATCTGCCTGGGCACCGATCCCGTCCACACCCCGCCCTGGTTGGTCGACGCGGCGCGGACGGCGTTCGGCGCCGACGTCGCGCTGGACACCCCGTTCTCCGGCGCCTACGTGCCCCTGTCGCGGTACGGCGTCGACGCGCGGGTGAGCGCGCTGATGGTCGAGGTCCGCCGCGACGTCCCCGACGCCGGCGTCGTCGCGGCACTGACCGCGCTGATCGACGCCGTCGGGGCGTGA
- a CDS encoding TetR/AcrR family transcriptional regulator — protein MSDRPRTFTEQARRRQIIDGTIELVAERGYAGTSLSAIAARSGISKASVLYHFASKDEVVAATFADVVDGFVADVGAAVDAADGPEAMLLAYLHSSLAHLRAHPARMKVLVEGLVADRDAPAPGSPAAASRWQAVAGILADGQAAGVFRAFDPRALAVIVSGALDAVAAEWLGDAAFDLDAAAAELETAVLRMLRG, from the coding sequence GTGAGCGACCGGCCCCGCACCTTCACCGAGCAGGCGCGCCGCCGCCAGATCATCGACGGCACCATCGAGCTGGTCGCCGAGCGCGGCTACGCGGGCACGTCGCTGTCCGCGATCGCGGCGCGGTCGGGTATCTCGAAGGCGTCGGTGCTCTACCACTTCGCCAGCAAGGACGAGGTGGTGGCGGCGACGTTCGCCGACGTCGTCGACGGGTTCGTGGCCGACGTCGGTGCGGCGGTCGACGCGGCCGACGGACCGGAGGCGATGCTGCTGGCCTACCTGCACTCCTCGCTCGCGCACCTGCGCGCCCATCCCGCGCGGATGAAGGTGCTGGTGGAGGGCCTGGTGGCCGACCGGGACGCCCCGGCGCCGGGGTCTCCTGCGGCGGCGAGCCGCTGGCAGGCCGTCGCCGGGATCCTGGCCGACGGGCAGGCGGCCGGGGTGTTCCGTGCGTTCGACCCGCGCGCGCTGGCCGTCATCGTCTCCGGGGCGCTGGACGCCGTCGCGGCCGAATGGCTCGGCGATGCGGCGTTCGACCTCGACGCGGCGGCGGCCGAGCTGGAGACCGCGGTGCTGCGGATGCTGCGTGGGTGA